A region of the Carettochelys insculpta isolate YL-2023 chromosome 11, ASM3395843v1, whole genome shotgun sequence genome:
TAAGCCCCTCATTCAGGGCACAGGGGACTCTGTGCCTGGGCTGAAGGCCCAGCTTGACCAGTTGGGTTGACTCTTTAGGCAGCAAGAGTGGAACTGAGTGGGCTGGCAAAGCCAGGAGCGGCTGGGTGCTGGTCTCAGGGGACACTGTACCAGCAAGGGTctcccaggaggagctgggcttGGGACCTGGTGGAACATTCTGATCTTTCCCTGCcagctggctgggatggggtggacgAAGCAGGGGGAACTGGACACAGTGGCTGAGCTGGAgggaggaaagaggagagagTCTGGTGCTCTAAAGGTCGAGCTGTTGGCCTGGTTGGGGTAATGGGAGGGTGTGAACTTGGGTGCTTGGAGGGTTTACCCTGTGTTGGCCTCTCCCCAGCTGGTGGCGCGCCCAGACGTGGTGGAGATGCACGATGTGACGGCCCAGGACCCCAAACTGCTGGTTCACCTCAAGGCCACCCGCAACTCTGTGCCTGTGCCCCGGCACTGGTGCTTCAAGCGCAAGTACTTGCAGGGCAAGCGGGGCATCGAGAAGCCGCCCTTCGAGCTGCCTGAATTCATCAAGCGCACAGGCATCCAGGAGATGCGAGAGGCGCTGCAGGAAAAGGTGTGTGCGCCATGCCCAAGAGGTAGCTGCGTCTTTGTGCCAGTTGAGGGATTCCTGGTTAAGCAGTTGACACTCAGTGCCCCCACAGTTGCTGTGTGGTGACTTTGAGGGGCTGGTACCTTCCCTTGGCCTGGAAAACTCCAAGACTTGATCCTGTTTTCTATTGTCATACCCCCACACCCTTTGCTTTTAGTAGATGTGGTGTGTCCCAGCTGCCTCTTGGAGAGAGATTTGCAGCCTATGCCTTCCCAGGGGTGAGGTGAAGCTGGACTGAGCTGGATGGGGTCCATGGCATTGCTGAGTTCTCACCTGTTCTCATTCCCCTCTtcctctggcaggaggagcagaAGACAATGAAGTCAAAGATGCGGGAGAAGGTTCGCCCCAAGATGGGTAAGATTGACATTGATTACCAGAAGCTGCATGATGCCTTCTTCAAGTGGCAGACCAAGCCCAAGCTCACCATCCATGGCGACCTTTACTATGAGGTGAGTGGGGTCAGGGGAAACTGTTCCCGGGGATCCCCCTTCAGATGGGGCAGCTGctttggctgggggctgtgcccagGGTGTGTCCCATGCTGAGACTCAGGAGGACAGTCTCCATCTGTGGCAATCTCCTCCGGTCATGGGCTGGGAAGGAAAACTTGCCTCCTGCTCTGGCTCTCTCTGACCCCAGGTTTGCGATTGCTGGGAGCCTTTCCTCCAGCTGGCTGCTAGGTGGCAGTTAGCCCACGTGGGGTGCTGCCAAATCCACTCACATTGGGGTACCACTCATGATTGCTGTGTGCTCAAGACTCCCCTCTACTCCAGGGCAAGGAGTTTGAGACACGGCTGAAAGAGAAGAAGCCAGGGGACCTGTCGGACGAGCTGCGCATTGCCTTAGGGATGCCCGTGGGCCCGGTAAGTGCTCTTGGAAGTTACCTGTCCGAGGAAGGAGCTGGTGTGACCCTCGCTTGCTATGCTGTAGGCAGCCTTTGGGGGACAGCTAGCCATGGTCACTGCACCCTGGGCACCTCAGAGCTGGCATGGCAGACCAGCTGTAGGGGTGGGATTGccaggcactggcagagctgtggtggAGAGGCAGATCGCAGGGGACTGTGGGTTGAGACTGGGGGCACCTGTGTGAGTGAGATGAGTTTGTCCCCTTCTTCTGCGGCTTCCATGCGGATGGTCCCCAGGGCTGGTACCCAAGTCTGCAAGCAAGTCTGTCCTGTTGGCTAACACTGTCTTTCTTCTGGCCTCAGAATGCCCACAAAGTGCCACCCCCGTGGCTGATTGCCATGCAGCGCTACGGCCCACCCCCTTCCTACCCTAACCTGAAGATCCCGGGCCTCAATTCACCCATCCCGGAGGTGAGTGGCTGTGTGTGTCTTGAATCAGCTTGGGAGATGGTCCTTTGCCCCAGCGTGTGCTCTGCTGGGGTGCGTGCAGAGTTCTTGAATGGCTGGGAAGCCTACTGTGCTTTCACTGGGACCAGGAGCTTATCACTCAGCTGCTGGAGTGGTCCCATTCCAAGGAGTCCCTTCCCGTTTGGCACTTTctccctggggcagaagggggctctTAGCTCAAGGCAGTGCTAATGCAGCTGTGGCCCTGGGCTCCCTCACAAATCTAGCCTGCCAATGCAGAGCGACTCCCTGGGACTCCTCTTTTCCTAGCGAAAACCAGGCTGGTGCAATGACCTCGTTCCTTCGTCCTGTTCCCAAGGCTCTGCTGTTGCAGTTGGCTTTCATCCGTCGCTCCACGTTTCTTCTTGTTCTTCTGTTCCTCAGCCGCACTACCCACAGACCTGAATTAACCATCCTGGGGCAACAGCGCCCCTTTCTGCCTAGACTGCAGAGTGCTCACAAGGGGGTCAGGAGCACTGGCCCTGCTTCCCAGCTGGAAGGCCATGGCCTGCAGATGGGAGGTGACTTGGCCACAGTCCGTGTTTGCATCGGAAAAAGAGCCCAGAAGTCCTGCCTTACAGtcacccccctgctctaagccaCTGGACTCCGCTGTCCTCTGGAGCCTGACTAACCTTGTCCTCTTGTCCCAGGGCTGCTCGTTCGGGTaccatgctgggggttggggaaagCCCCCTGTTGACGAGACTGGGAAGCCTCTTTATGGAGATGTCTTTGGAACCAATGCTGCTGAGTTCCAGGTAGGAAGCCAGGTGGTCACAGCCCTGGAGAGAtggcatggggtggggatgggcacaGCTGTGCCTGAGGATTGGGGCCATGTGCCACTTCGGTAACCTTTAGGGGCACTAATGAGGTGGGGCCACCCACTGGCTGGCATTCCTCCTCATTGGTCCTGCCAACAAAGCCGAGGCTCTTCCAGGGTGACCCAGACGCACCTGCACTGACCCGTTAGTTCCCCTTTGAATGGCAGTAGGACCACTGGAACTGCTCTCCTcagtggggctgaggcagagccagGGGACAGCAAGGATGGTGCTGGAGGAAAGATTGAACCCATGACCCTTGCAGGCTGAACCCCCTGTTCCTACCCTGTACGGGGCTGGAATGGTGTCCCCGGGGGGGTGGCCCATTTCATACTCCTGAGCCAGCCTGTCTCCCCACTCGGGGGCTGAGTCAGAGCCAGCCCTGTCCAGAGGGGAGAGAACTTCTTCAGTCCAACTCATCCCTCGTCTCACTTCAGACCAAGGCGGAAGAGGAGGAGATTGACAGGACACcctggggggagctggagccatCAGACGAGGAGTcctcagaggaggaagaggaggaggagagtgatGAGGAGAAGCCGGATGAGACTGGTTTCATCACCCCAGCTGACAGGTTGGTGCctacctgggctggggctgcccggGTGTGGGCTGTGTTGGcgctggtgctggtggggtgctgtggAAGATAGGGGACGTGGACCTGGTGAGAGAGCTCATGTGGGGCTCCTCCAGTCCCGCCAGGGGATATCTGGTCGTGGTGGTGTCTCTAACCATTTCTTTCCTCCCCAGTGGCCTGATCACACCAGGTGGCTTCTCCTCCGTCCCTGCCGGCATGGAGACCCCTGAGCTCATTGAGCTGAGGAAGAAGAAGATAGAAGAGGCCATGGATGGGTGAGTCAGGCCTGTGCCTTGCTTGGGCCATTCCGCTCCCCTGAAGAGAGCAGGGGTGGGTAGGACTCTGGAGGATCCCATTGACGCAAGGGGGCACTGTTGTGTGCAGTCTGCTGAGCCTCTGGTGCTGTTGGTGATGCTCTTCTGGAGGGCTGCCAGTCCCCTTCCTAGCTCGGCCTCTTAGCCCTGTCTCTGTTCTGCTCTTTCCATTCTGCTTCCGAGTTCCTTCCTGCTGTTCCATTAGGGTCAGATGCTCTGctctccacttcctgccccaaACAGCAGTCTGGCTGCCAAACAGCCTGGCTGctgcatctccctcccccagcagttGTGCTGATCATGCGTCTCTGCCCCCCTTTCTCACAGGAGCGAGACACCCCAGCTCTTCACAGTGCTGCCAGAGAAGCGGACAGCCACAGTTGGGGCGTCTATGATGGGTTCCACTCACATCTATGACATGTCCACGGTGAGTGACTTGGGTCAGCCAGTGGCTTGAGCTGTGGGTCGCTGGTTTGGGTCCAGTGGCTTGGTGAGATAAGGGCCTATTGTGGCAAAACCCACCAGTGCTCTCTGGGTCCCTAAATGGCAGCTCAGGAGCAGCTGGGGTGACAGGGCTTTCCTGCATGGAAGTGAGGAGGCCAGGCCCATCCTTGGCATGAGCGTGGCTCTGCGTTCACTAGtgagctggagcagggagagggctgACCAGGCCCAGAGGGCAGCAGCGCTTGAGGGGCGGGCAGCACTGGGGCACAGGGAGCTGGCAAGCCATGATGTGGGGCGGAGGACAGGACtcagctggctgggctgcagaaggTGTTGAGCAGAGTGGAGAGCGAAAGGTGGCACTTGGCTGCCCAAGGGCCAGGCTGGAACTGCAGTTGAGACCCCTGGATGCAGGGAGCCATTGGGGTGGCCCATTAGAACTGGGGGCGAGCCGGCATTCGGGCCTAGACAATCCCTGCTTGGGGGCAGAATGGCTCAGGCCTGGGGGTGGCATACCCTGAGGAGGACAGTTTGGTTGTGTGCTGCTGGGAGGCGCTGGAAGGCACATGTGCCTGGGGTGAGGTAGAGGAAAGGTACCACGCAGGCAGAGGCGTGGGGTTTAAGGGCCCAGTCTCAAGGGAGTGCTGATGCCAGTGGCCTGTCTCATCACCCTAACAAAGGGGGTTCGGTGAGACCATGCAAGCCCAGTTCAAGAGGGAGGCCCTCGCCTGCCTTACTGCCCACAGGGTCTCGAGGCGGCTGGGTGCCCAGCAGGgtctgggtgtggctgtgggaaCCTGGGGCGTTTGAGGAAAGAACACGTACGTGCTCAGCCTGGCAGagactctcccctcctccctgcccaagcTTCCAGGGAAGGGACCCTGCCTGCCAGTGCTGTCTGCAGAGAAGATTTGTGCTGTTCCCTGGAGGCAGGAGTTCCCCCTCCCACGGGGCTGGTGTctgacccttcccctcccctgcaggtgaTGAGCCGGAAGGGGCCAGTGCCAGAGATCCAGGGAGTGGAGGTGGCGCTGGCCCCAGAGGAGTTGGAGCTTGACCCAATGGCCATGACCCAAAAGTACGAAGAGCATGTGCGGGAGCAGCAGGCCCAGGTGGAGAAGGAGGACTTCAGTGACATGGTGGCTGAACATGCAGCGAAGCAGAaggtatgggggggcagggctggggaaaggggcttggggtgggatgtggggccTAACAGTTTATGGGGTAGGGGGATTGATGGGCTTGGTGCCAGCAAATGGGATATAGAGCCTGTTCCCCATATGGGGTGCCGCAGCTCTGGTGTAGCACCAGGGTGTTGTGGCGGGGGGAGGAAATGACAGCCTAGGCTGGGGAGGGCATTGAGAATCTTGCTGGCTGAactttctctttcctcctgcaGCAGAAGAAGCGGAAAGCGCAGCCCCAGGATGCCCGGGGGGGTGGCAAGAAGTACAAAGAGTTCAAGTTTTAGTCCCAGCCCCTTGGTTTGCATCGGTCTGTTCTTAACCTTCTCCGGTCCGTCGCTGCGCCGCGGGAGGGAGCAGCTTGCTGGtgtctcctgctgctctgcccctccaactgtgttctgtgttttttgtaaataaaatccTGGGTCCTGGGGCCAtgcccctgcctctgctctggctCAGCCTGGCCCCTTGCTTTTGGGCCTCCTGAGACAGCAACCGCAGCATCTTCCCCTCATTGGCCAAGTGGAGATaagggggctgtgcagggagggagggggctcctgggagtTTTGACCTCCATGCAGGAAgctgtgctgtgggggagggtggtggtggttttctcTTGCCTGGGTTCCAGGCCATAGAGCGTGGTTGTTTCtcagcactgtgtccagttcactGCAGGCTCAGCTCCCTGGGTTCTGTCAGGCAGGTCTGACCCTAGGTCTCTTGTAAAAAGCCAAGGGAAACAAAGGGGCCGGTTGGCTTGAAGGCGTGTGCTTCGGAGTAATCTTTCCTAGCTGCCCCTTTGTGTCATGGCAAAGCTGTGCTGTAAGCCATGTTGCTGACCCCTCCTCCAGGCTGGTACCCTGCTGTAGTTGTCTCCTGGAAGCTCTCGTTGCTTTGGGAAGagctggccctgggcagtggggacaAGGGGTAGGTGtacaggagcagctctgctgcccagccatTTCCCAGTGCTTGCCAGTCATCCCCATGCAGCAAGCAGTGACTGGCCATTCCCCTACTCTGTGACCAGGAGCGATAAAACCCAGGAGCGCTGCTAGACAGCCTTTGTACTAGAGCCGCAGCCTGGTGGCCTAGCTGGCCCCCAGGTGGCACTAGCTATCCAAGAGCTTGGGGCAGAGTTGGCTGGGGCTGTTAGAAgcgtgtgtgtgaggggagaCTTTTCCTTGCACTCTGTACAGGTGATTTATATCTCCTGCCCTGCTAGAAAGCCTGGTTCTTGATTCACTGAAGGGTGCTAGCTCCCCTCAGAGCCCTGGCCCAGCTCAGAACCAGAGCACTGTTCTCTATGTTGGATCTCCCTGTAAGCAACCAAACTGCAGCGCCATGGTGTGCTGATACCTGCACTTTGCTtccaagggcaggtctacactagatctgaaaGCCAATCTTAAGTAAGCCgttccagctctggcagctgcgGGCCTGGAATTGACATTGCTAAGACTGATTCATCAGGCTGTCTTCACACAGGGAGGTCGACTATCAAGCCTGGATGGTTTGAGTGGTGAGACCATGTAGCGCACCTCCTGGGGCCCTAAGTCGAACCCCTGATTGGCCCTGTCAATATTCaccactttggctatgtctacactagccaggaaCTTCgcaattgccatgcaaatggccattttgaagtttattaatgaggcactgaaatacatattcagtgcctcattagcatgcaggcagccagggaacttcgaaattggcatggctcatccagatggggctccttttcgaaaggaccccaggcacttcaaagtccccttattcctatctgctcgtaggaataaggggacttcaaagtacccagggtccttttgacAAGGAGCCCTtctggacaagccacatcaattttgaagtgccctggctgcctgcatgctaatgaggtgctgaatatgcatttcagtgcttcatttgtaaacttttaAATGGCCCTTTGCATAGCAGTTTtggagtttttggctagtgtagacagagcctttgaCAGGGATGGGAgggaatagagactgggagtgacttTCTAAAACTGCTCAAGGTAAGGGGTACAGCcccccttttccctcccacctatccccagcagctgtgctggctgcctgggaggtgTGACTGCTACTTGGCTGAGAACAGAGCAAGGTGCTGTGTATCTATCTTGCTTCTGGGTGCAGGGTTGGCACTTGGGCCCtggcactgaagcagtttggggaCATTATTTCCAGGGGGAACATGCCCTACCTTCTTGGAAGCACCcagtgctgccagctgcagctagGGGCTTGGTGTGGAGGTGGCTGCAGGCCACAGGTCTGCTGCTTACATAGCCTCCCAGAGCCGAGGAAGGGAAAATCAAGGTCATATAACCACCTTTTCCAGGTGCTGCCTTTTGGTGCTAGCTGGGGCTGGTGCAGTAGGACTGCTGCCTGCATAGGAATCCTGCAGTTCTCGGCTGCTCCTTGTTCCTTGCTACTCACCCAAGGCCCCGTCTGTCATGGCCTCTGTTCTGCCTCCGGCCAGGATAAAAGGCGGGGAAGGACTTCCAGCCTCCTGGCCCCGCGGGGCTGCTCTTTTTCGGCTCTAGCCCTGCGGGGACGGCTGGGGACGGTGCCTGGAGCCCAAGCTCCTGCAGCAGGGGCCGTGGGCTCAGcgtgggggtgtgagctggggcatgGACGTGGTCTGCGAAAGCGGATCGCGAcacccctggggcagcagccgcCCTCCTCCGGCCCCGCTGGCCGGGCACTGCCTCTTCCTGCGCGGGCAGGGGCGGGTGCCCGCCCGGCACTAGCGCACGTGCTAGTCCGTCAGTGCCCCAGCGCTGCCGTTCGCTTGGGTTGGCGCAGGGGACCAGGGCGGGGACGGGGGCACGGCTCGGGGAGGAGGTGGAGGCGCGCTCCCGCGGGCTCAGCCCGGCCCCCCCCCCTTTCGTTTCCCGCCCCTCCGCTCGGGCACGAGCCCGGCGCtccagcggggaggggaggggcggcgcGTTGCGAGCCTCCCCGTGGCCAATCGGCTCGCTGCGCGCTCcccgctgccccgccccccaggccgcgGGAGCGAGCGGCGGCGAAGCGAGCGGGAGCGCGCGCAGGGCAacaggcagggccaggcagctgtGCACTCCggcgcggctcggctcggctccatGGCGGAGCGCGGGGGTCCAGGCGCTGGGGGGCAGCGCGCCCCCGCCCCGTCCGCCCTGCAGCCCGCGACGGCCGCGCTTCCCCCGCAGCTCCCCTCGGGGCAgccgccagcccagccccctggcgcggcgcccccgccccccaagccgGGTTCCGGGCCCCTGACCCCCGGCGGGGCGGCCCCGGGGGGGCGCCCGGTGCAGATGAACCTGTACGCGACCTGGGAGGTGGATCGGAGCTCGCCCAGCTGCGTGCCCAGGTGAGAGGCTGGTGGGCGCGGACCACCCACGGGCCGCTTTCCCGGAGACACCCCTGGGGGCAGCAGCCGCCATcctccggccccggccccagcccactgACTCGGTGGGAAGAgacccctgcccagggcca
Encoded here:
- the SF3B2 gene encoding splicing factor 3B subunit 2 isoform X4 — encoded protein: MVLSRPSLRGDDSDKPTPPPMPGQLPGIPLPPPPMGMPPMQPPPPPPPPPGIGLNFPMGVGPPPPPPGMAPPLRMQSVDPAALSEEDRLKLAQQQAAMLMQQEERAKQGEHSFGEKLKEQELLEQQKRAAVLLEQERQKEMAKLAPPVPRPSLDVGPIRPIGPRPPMVPRGSTPVGPPLPGVPIGAPGPRPRGPPPPPGEEGRETEDSTVGPKIPQALEKILQLKEIRQEELIAVPGTTVDEDMETDLKALVTTSASEAEEDMALSKKERNRKRRNRKKKKKARVAAQGTEGKGEKESQQTESKDTVSVVEIEYVTEEPEIYDPNFVFFKRIFDAFKLTDDVKKDKEKEPDKADKPDNAAAPKKKGFEEDRKGSDDDSTDDEQEKKPEAPKLSKKKLRRMNRFTVAELKQLVARPDVVEMHDVTAQDPKLLVHLKATRNSVPVPRHWCFKRKYLQGKRGIEKPPFELPEFIKRTGIQEMREALQEKEEQKTMKSKMREKVRPKMGKIDIDYQKLHDAFFKWQTKPKLTIHGDLYYEGKEFETRLKEKKPGDLSDELRIALGMPVGPNAHKVPPPWLIAMQRYGPPPSYPNLKIPGLNSPIPEGCSFGYHAGGWGKPPVDETGKPLYGDVFGTNAAEFQTKAEEEEIDRTPWGELEPSDEESSEEEEEEESDEEKPDETGFITPADSGLITPGGFSSVPAGMETPELIELRKKKIEEAMDGSETPQLFTVLPEKRTATVGASMMGSTHIYDMSTVMSRKGPVPEIQGVEVALAPEELELDPMAMTQKYEEHVREQQAQVEKEDFSDMVAEHAAKQKQKKRKAQPQDARGGGKKYKEFKF